The proteins below come from a single Stomoxys calcitrans chromosome 1, idStoCalc2.1, whole genome shotgun sequence genomic window:
- the LOC106094104 gene encoding gamma-glutamylcyclotransferase, whose amino-acid sequence MASKFYYFGFGSNLLAKRLHLQNPTAIRMGPGKLENYRLDFYFPSKRWNGAAATIVPTKDDFVWGAVWEIDGCDMKHLDEQEGVDSGIYTPISVSVYCSSLNKSLDCRAYHLCDQPATNLKNMSADEVPMERQPSLTYLKTLVKGALETGIPSDYVEWLKKVKHNTKSADYFEKELELDKIKLN is encoded by the exons AtggcctcaaaattttattactttGGCTTTGGCAGCAATTTGTTGGCAAAACGTTTGCATCTTCAAAATCCTACGGCGATTCGAATGGGTCCAGGGAAATTGGAG aattaTCGCTTGGATTTTTATTTCCCTTCAAAAAGATGGAATGGTGCTGCTGCCACCATTGTTCCCACAAAGGATGATTTTGTATGGGGTGCTGTATGGGAAATTGATGGTTGCGACATGAAACATTTGGATGA acaaGAAGGTGTTGACAGTGGCATCTACACCCCCATTTCCGTTTCGGTATATTGCTCAAGTTTAAACAAAAGCCTTGATTGTCGTGCCTATCATTTATGCGATCAGCCTGCCAcaaatcttaaaaatatgtCTGCAGATGAGGTGCCTATGGAGCGACAACCGTCGCTAACATACTTGAAGACTTTGGTTAAAGGAGCCTTGGAGACAGGTATTCCTTCGGACTATGTGGAGTGGTTAAAGAAAGTAAAACACAATACAAAAAGTGCTGATTATTTTGAAAAGGAACTTGAATTagataaaattaaattgaattaa